The following proteins are co-located in the Candidatus Paceibacterota bacterium genome:
- a CDS encoding ribosome-binding factor A, translated as MPDLKKERFEEIVRHLAAEFLSANSNRTSLITVTRVEAAERSNRVTIFFTVMPLDKEEAALDFLKRNRSEFRDYVKEKARLMRIPFFDFEIDFGEKARQRIDEGLAK; from the coding sequence ATGCCCGACCTCAAAAAAGAACGTTTCGAAGAGATCGTCCGCCACCTTGCCGCAGAGTTCCTCTCGGCCAATTCGAACCGCACCTCGCTCATCACTGTTACCCGCGTCGAAGCCGCAGAGCGCTCGAACCGCGTCACCATATTCTTCACCGTCATGCCTTTGGACAAGGAAGAAGCCGCGCTCGACTTCCTGAAACGGAATCGCTCCGAATTCCGCGACTATGTCAAAGAGAAGGCGCGCCTCATGCGCATTCCGTTCTTCGATTTCGAGATAGATTTCGGCGAAAAAGCGCGCCAGCGCATAGACGAAGGGTTAGCGAAATAG
- a CDS encoding pilin — protein MKKFSYMAALSAALPFSAAAAPITDIWSIFRFVQSLLNTILPLIIAAAVVWFVWSMFQLFLAGDAEEKKEKAKTNIIYGVVAIFVMVSIWGLVNILVNTFGLSNQSPTTNGTNQLPNIPING, from the coding sequence ATGAAAAAATTCAGTTACATGGCGGCTCTTTCGGCGGCGCTCCCGTTCTCGGCGGCGGCCGCTCCGATAACCGACATTTGGAGCATATTCCGTTTTGTTCAGAGCCTCCTCAACACGATCCTGCCCCTCATTATCGCAGCGGCGGTCGTATGGTTCGTATGGAGCATGTTCCAGCTCTTCCTCGCGGGCGATGCGGAAGAGAAGAAGGAGAAGGCGAAGACCAACATCATCTACGGCGTCGTCGCTATCTTCGTGATGGTCTCCATCTGGGGCCTCGTCAACATCCTCGTCAACACGTTCGGCTTGAGCAACCAGTCTCCGACGACGAACGGCACCAACCAGCTCCCGAACATTCCGATCAACGGCTAA
- the dnaX gene encoding DNA polymerase III subunit gamma/tau: MSHEVLYRKYRPQSFDEVVGQDSVVKALQGAIKNSAVAHAYLFAGSRGIGKTSIARIFAREIGTTPNDIYEIDAASNRGIDDIRALRDAVAVLPFESKFKVYIIDEVHMLTKEAFNALLKTLEEPPRHVVFILATTEVYKLPETIVSRCQVFEFKRPTVDILKDTVMSVAKKEGYLLEPSAAELVALVGDGSFRDSHGILERVIAGLGAQKGKGAAKIIRDDVEEATGSPKAELVREFIGALASKDAKSAFGSIAKVKEKSFDPKLFLELSLSLARLALLQKIAGEEATQGASDEDKKFIAKALAEGLALDSKLLRGLLGAFDYIGSSPIRELPLELAVLDIVGEEKGLFV, translated from the coding sequence ATGTCCCACGAAGTGCTCTACAGAAAATACCGTCCGCAGTCTTTTGACGAAGTCGTCGGCCAGGATTCCGTCGTAAAGGCTCTCCAGGGCGCTATTAAAAATTCCGCCGTTGCCCACGCATATCTGTTCGCCGGGTCGCGCGGCATCGGCAAGACGTCCATCGCTCGTATATTCGCGCGCGAGATCGGCACGACGCCAAATGACATATATGAGATAGATGCCGCATCGAACCGCGGCATAGATGACATCCGCGCTCTCCGCGACGCGGTCGCGGTATTGCCGTTCGAATCGAAATTCAAGGTCTATATCATAGACGAGGTGCATATGCTCACGAAGGAAGCGTTCAACGCGCTCCTGAAGACGCTCGAAGAGCCGCCGAGGCACGTCGTATTTATCCTGGCGACGACTGAAGTCTATAAATTACCCGAAACGATCGTGTCGCGCTGCCAGGTATTCGAATTCAAGCGCCCCACGGTGGATATACTGAAGGATACGGTCATGTCCGTCGCCAAAAAGGAGGGCTATTTGTTGGAGCCTTCTGCCGCAGAGCTCGTCGCGCTGGTCGGCGACGGATCGTTCCGCGATTCGCACGGCATTTTAGAGCGCGTCATCGCCGGGCTCGGTGCCCAGAAAGGCAAAGGCGCGGCGAAGATCATCCGCGACGACGTCGAAGAGGCGACCGGCTCGCCAAAAGCGGAATTGGTCCGAGAATTCATCGGCGCATTGGCTTCGAAAGACGCAAAATCCGCATTCGGCTCTATCGCTAAGGTAAAAGAAAAATCGTTCGATCCGAAATTGTTCCTCGAATTGTCGCTTTCGCTTGCGCGGCTCGCCCTGCTCCAAAAGATAGCGGGGGAGGAGGCGACTCAAGGCGCGTCGGACGAAGATAAAAAATTCATAGCGAAGGCGCTTGCCGAAGGCTTGGCACTCGATTCAAAATTGCTCCGCGGTCTCCTCGGCGCTTTCGATTACATAGGCTCGTCGCCGATACGCGAATTGCCGCTGGAGCTCGCTGTTTTGGATATCGTAGGAGAAGAAAAAGGCCTGTTTGTATAA
- a CDS encoding 8-oxo-dGTP diphosphatase encodes MIQTTLNFLIEGDKVLLAMKKRGFGAGKWNGVGGKLRAGENPTQAIIRESAEEIGVTISPKDIVSVGVMDFHFTDRPDWDQRCHVFVTRAWQGEPAESEEMRPQWYGFADVPYDSMWIDDKHWLPFVLQGKNVKATFHFSNGGADMVSHDVKTA; translated from the coding sequence ATGATACAGACCACGCTCAATTTTCTCATAGAGGGCGACAAGGTCCTCCTAGCCATGAAGAAGAGGGGGTTCGGTGCGGGGAAATGGAATGGCGTCGGAGGAAAATTGCGGGCAGGCGAGAATCCGACTCAGGCGATCATCCGCGAGTCGGCCGAAGAGATCGGCGTTACGATCTCGCCGAAAGATATTGTTTCCGTCGGCGTGATGGATTTTCATTTCACCGATAGACCCGATTGGGACCAGCGGTGCCATGTATTCGTCACGCGCGCATGGCAGGGCGAGCCTGCCGAGAGCGAAGAGATGCGGCCGCAGTGGTACGGATTCGCGGACGTGCCGTATGATTCGATGTGGATAGACGACAAGCACTGGCTGCCGTTCGTGCTCCAGGGCAAAAACGTCAAAGCGACCTTCCATTTCTCGAACGGCGGGGCCGATATGGTCAGTCACGACGTAAAGACAGCCTAA
- a CDS encoding DUF4446 family protein, producing MILDSNILIGVLAVCSLCLVADIFHLRWTLRKVFKNKDCGDLGQAIATLNKDIDGLEKFRKDIEEYMKNVERRLRRSTQATETVRFNAFRGDGLGGTTGGGQSFATAFLNEDGDGAVLSSIFTRERVSVYSKPLAKFDSDNTLTEEERRAVSLARTRLTTRT from the coding sequence ATGATTCTCGACTCGAACATCCTTATAGGCGTCCTTGCCGTTTGCAGCCTCTGCCTCGTCGCGGACATATTCCATCTCCGATGGACGCTCCGCAAGGTGTTCAAGAACAAGGATTGCGGCGACCTCGGCCAGGCCATCGCGACGCTGAACAAGGACATAGACGGCCTCGAGAAGTTCAGAAAGGACATCGAAGAATACATGAAGAACGTCGAAAGGCGCCTCCGCCGATCGACCCAGGCGACCGAGACCGTGCGCTTCAACGCGTTCCGCGGCGACGGTCTCGGCGGCACGACGGGCGGCGGACAGAGCTTCGCGACGGCGTTCCTGAACGAGGACGGCGACGGCGCGGTGCTCTCGAGCATATTCACCCGCGAGCGCGTATCGGTGTATTCGAAGCCCCTCGCGAAATTCGATTCAGACAATACCCTCACGGAAGAAGAGCGACGCGCGGTCTCGTTAGCGAGAACCAGGCTCACCACTCGAACCTAA
- a CDS encoding pilin yields MKSLNKIVRVMSAAAASFALAFIFTASAAHAQGVQGKVGTDDPTKSEFQVVSCNPTYNPATGKLDNDCDFQQLVATAYRIVKYMLFLIIPVVALMILWTGFKYMTAGGDANAVADAKRMLKPIAVGVFLIFAAWLIVYTILDKFLAPAVGDIQKSSIIGK; encoded by the coding sequence ATGAAATCCCTGAACAAAATAGTGCGGGTCATGTCGGCCGCGGCGGCATCGTTCGCTCTCGCTTTCATTTTTACCGCTTCCGCTGCCCATGCCCAGGGAGTCCAGGGCAAAGTCGGCACCGACGACCCGACCAAGAGCGAATTCCAGGTCGTCTCCTGCAATCCGACCTATAACCCTGCGACGGGGAAGCTCGATAACGACTGCGATTTCCAGCAGCTCGTCGCCACGGCGTATCGCATCGTCAAATACATGCTGTTCCTCATCATCCCGGTCGTCGCCCTCATGATCCTCTGGACCGGCTTCAAATACATGACCGCGGGTGGCGACGCCAATGCCGTCGCCGACGCCAAGCGCATGCTGAAGCCGATCGCCGTCGGCGTATTCCTCATATTCGCGGCATGGCTCATCGTCTATACGATACTCGACAAGTTCCTCGCTCCGGCCGTCGGCGATATCCAGAAGTCGAGCATCATAGGAAAATAA
- a CDS encoding cysteine desulfurase family protein, which translates to MGFFSKISSQRIYADWAATTPLHPRVIRAMERARVAWANPSAIHSEGVKAKHALEASRVSLARILGTKPEEVYFTSGGTEANATIIQGTLRAKLEKGVKDVHVVTTAIEHSSVLEVVKLFGQHGVKVTYVAPGADGVVRAEDVLAAITPDTVLVTCMYANNEIGTIQPVSKIGAGVRKIRAERMGKGEDSNFPVFHVDASQAPLWLSCEIEGLRADALTLDAHKMQGPKGVGALVVRRHVHWEPLMAGGGQERGKRPTTESVELIAGFAEALALAHEGREERSKTAAAVRSYFFDRIAAELPDAVINGSVKNRLPNNVNVSIPDLADPEFALLFLDKEGVACSTKSSCLKGEEESYVVKALVEAGKDAASNMWRARNTLRFTFAPNAARRDVSYIAERLKKLPKNTRN; encoded by the coding sequence ATGGGATTTTTCTCTAAAATATCCTCACAGAGGATATACGCCGACTGGGCCGCTACGACCCCTCTGCACCCGCGCGTCATACGGGCTATGGAGCGTGCTCGCGTCGCATGGGCGAATCCGAGTGCTATTCATAGTGAGGGCGTGAAGGCAAAGCACGCGCTCGAAGCTTCGCGCGTATCCCTCGCGCGCATTTTGGGCACGAAGCCCGAGGAAGTATATTTCACGTCCGGCGGTACCGAAGCGAATGCGACGATCATTCAGGGCACGCTTCGTGCCAAGCTTGAAAAGGGCGTCAAAGACGTTCATGTCGTCACGACGGCGATCGAGCATTCGTCGGTCTTGGAAGTCGTTAAGCTTTTCGGCCAGCATGGAGTGAAGGTAACGTATGTCGCGCCGGGTGCGGACGGCGTCGTGCGCGCCGAAGACGTTTTAGCGGCTATTACGCCTGATACGGTGCTCGTCACGTGCATGTATGCGAACAATGAGATCGGTACCATACAGCCGGTTTCGAAAATAGGTGCAGGGGTGCGCAAGATCCGCGCGGAAAGGATGGGGAAAGGGGAAGATTCGAACTTTCCGGTCTTCCATGTGGATGCTTCGCAAGCGCCATTGTGGCTTTCATGCGAGATCGAGGGCCTGCGCGCCGACGCTCTGACGCTCGACGCGCATAAAATGCAGGGTCCGAAGGGCGTCGGCGCGCTGGTCGTAAGGCGGCACGTTCATTGGGAGCCTCTTATGGCCGGCGGCGGGCAGGAGCGTGGCAAGCGCCCGACGACGGAGTCGGTCGAGCTCATCGCCGGATTCGCCGAAGCCCTCGCCCTCGCTCATGAAGGCCGCGAAGAGCGTTCGAAAACCGCTGCCGCGGTCCGATCGTATTTTTTTGACCGCATCGCTGCTGAACTGCCGGACGCCGTTATAAACGGCTCGGTTAAAAACCGGTTGCCGAATAACGTGAACGTCTCTATTCCCGACCTAGCTGATCCGGAATTCGCCCTACTATTCTTGGATAAAGAGGGCGTCGCGTGCTCGACCAAGAGCTCGTGCCTGAAAGGCGAAGAAGAGTCATATGTAGTGAAAGCGCTTGTCGAGGCAGGGAAGGACGCCGCGTCGAACATGTGGCGCGCCCGCAACACGCTCCGCTTCACCTTTGCACCAAACGCCGCGCGTCGGGACGTATCCTATATAGCGGAGCGACTCAAAAAACTCCCAAAAAACACCCGAAATTGA
- a CDS encoding extracellular solute-binding protein has product MSRFQLIFTGILVILGIGGVVAFAVSKNNSSQGPAAVVMWGSLGQDAVQAFLNKVAPDHQDTLNVSYVYKSPATFESDLVAALARGAGPDMVLLPQDLILKQNDKFYVIPFDSYSERTFKDSFIQEGELFLNKDGIVGLPFSIDPLVMYWNRDMFSDAGVSQPPVSWAQFFDLAPKLTTKASNGVITQSAIAFGEARNVTHFKDVLSLLSIQAGTPIVAYDAQGNLASVFNSRGKGLVPAEEALSYYTEFSNPLKSSYSWNRSLANDRTSFIAGTLAVYFGSASELRGLRSANPNLNFDVAMVPQTEGKKATFGAMNAIAILKSSKNIAASFVAAATLTSQALDTEWAAASGYPPVHRALLSKTPGDAYNAVFYQSALVSSGWLDPNREATTEIFGQLIENVTSGKLRVSESVNQATQEIGTLLRANQ; this is encoded by the coding sequence ATGTCCCGATTTCAGCTGATTTTCACCGGCATCCTCGTCATCCTCGGTATTGGCGGCGTGGTTGCTTTTGCCGTATCTAAAAACAACTCTTCGCAGGGTCCGGCAGCCGTCGTCATGTGGGGATCGCTCGGCCAGGATGCCGTCCAAGCGTTCTTGAACAAGGTTGCTCCCGACCATCAGGACACGCTTAACGTCAGCTATGTATACAAGAGCCCCGCGACGTTCGAGTCGGATCTCGTGGCCGCTCTTGCCCGCGGCGCCGGTCCCGACATGGTGCTCCTTCCGCAGGACCTGATACTGAAGCAGAACGATAAATTCTATGTCATCCCGTTCGACAGCTATTCCGAGCGCACCTTTAAGGATTCGTTCATCCAGGAAGGCGAGCTCTTCCTGAACAAAGACGGCATCGTCGGCCTTCCGTTCTCGATAGACCCTCTCGTCATGTATTGGAACCGCGACATGTTCTCCGATGCCGGCGTGTCCCAGCCGCCAGTGTCGTGGGCGCAGTTCTTCGACCTCGCGCCGAAGCTCACGACCAAGGCGTCGAACGGCGTCATAACCCAATCTGCCATCGCCTTCGGCGAGGCGAGGAACGTCACTCATTTCAAGGACGTGCTCTCGCTCCTTTCCATCCAGGCGGGAACGCCGATCGTCGCGTATGACGCGCAAGGGAATCTGGCGAGCGTCTTCAATAGCCGCGGCAAGGGATTGGTCCCTGCCGAGGAAGCGCTTTCCTACTACACCGAATTCTCGAACCCGCTCAAGTCGTCTTATTCGTGGAACCGGTCGCTCGCCAATGACCGCACGTCGTTCATCGCCGGAACGCTCGCCGTATATTTCGGCTCCGCGAGCGAGCTCCGCGGCCTCCGTTCCGCCAATCCTAACCTCAATTTCGACGTCGCCATGGTCCCGCAGACCGAAGGCAAGAAGGCGACGTTCGGGGCGATGAATGCCATCGCCATTTTGAAGTCGTCCAAGAACATCGCCGCTTCGTTCGTCGCCGCGGCGACGCTCACGAGCCAGGCTTTAGATACCGAATGGGCGGCCGCGTCGGGATATCCGCCGGTGCATCGCGCGCTTCTTTCGAAGACGCCGGGCGATGCCTACAACGCCGTCTTCTATCAGAGCGCGCTTGTTTCGAGCGGTTGGCTCGATCCGAACAGGGAAGCGACGACGGAGATCTTCGGTCAATTGATAGAGAACGTCACGTCGGGCAAGCTCCGCGTATCCGAATCGGTCAATCAAGCGACCCAGGAGATAGGGACGCTTCTGCGCGCGAATCAATGA
- the infB gene encoding translation initiation factor IF-2: MAGKKTQQNKGGTSGASAGVLSKRPPVVAILGHIDHGKSTLLDYIRKTNIVENEAGGITQRISAYEVERQTKDGAQKITFIDTPGHEAFSGMRERGATTADVAILVVSAEDGVKPQTIDAYNEIKKAKVPFIVAINKIDKPAANVDRTKVSLAEAGIYVEGYGGDISFVPISAKTGQGVDELLDLIILSADVADLKGDASKPAEGAVIEAHRDPKKGISATLVIKDGSIGPGMFVAAGSAFSPTRILENHSGKKITEATFSAPIRLVGWNKAPQVGSSFLSFSNKREFEEYVEMAAEAEKRPKPVPGMAPAEEKAEKLILPLIIKADVQGSVEAIEHEIAKIQSERVSLKTVLASIGDITESDIKGAGANSQALVVGFNVKTDSQAAAMIERLGIAQATFDIIYDLREWLEERVKERAPKVQVEETMGSAKILKFFSRTKDKQIVGGKVIDREIALGHRVKIIRRETVIGDGLIRELQQAKVKTSSVQQGFEFGAMIEAKMEIAPGDVIEDFTVVEK, translated from the coding sequence ATGGCAGGAAAGAAAACACAGCAGAATAAAGGCGGTACTTCCGGCGCTTCTGCAGGCGTTCTTTCCAAGCGCCCTCCTGTCGTCGCTATCCTCGGCCATATCGACCACGGCAAGTCGACCCTCCTCGACTATATAAGGAAGACGAACATCGTCGAAAACGAAGCGGGCGGCATCACCCAGCGCATTTCGGCATATGAAGTCGAGCGTCAGACCAAAGACGGCGCGCAAAAGATCACGTTCATAGACACCCCCGGCCACGAAGCGTTTTCAGGCATGCGCGAGCGCGGCGCGACGACCGCAGACGTCGCTATCCTCGTCGTATCGGCAGAAGACGGCGTAAAGCCGCAGACGATAGACGCATATAACGAGATCAAGAAAGCCAAAGTTCCCTTTATCGTCGCTATAAACAAGATAGACAAGCCCGCAGCCAACGTAGACCGCACCAAAGTCTCTCTCGCCGAAGCGGGAATATACGTCGAAGGATACGGCGGCGACATATCGTTCGTTCCGATATCGGCAAAGACCGGCCAGGGCGTAGACGAACTGCTCGACCTCATCATATTGTCGGCCGATGTCGCGGACCTCAAAGGCGACGCGTCTAAACCGGCTGAAGGCGCGGTCATCGAAGCGCATCGCGACCCGAAGAAAGGCATATCGGCGACGCTCGTCATCAAGGACGGCTCCATCGGCCCCGGCATGTTCGTCGCGGCAGGCTCGGCTTTCTCCCCTACCCGTATCCTCGAGAACCACTCAGGCAAGAAAATAACCGAAGCGACGTTCTCCGCACCGATCCGATTGGTCGGTTGGAACAAGGCTCCGCAGGTCGGCTCTTCGTTCCTATCGTTCTCGAATAAAAGAGAGTTCGAAGAATACGTAGAGATGGCGGCAGAGGCGGAAAAGAGGCCGAAACCCGTTCCCGGCATGGCGCCCGCCGAAGAGAAAGCCGAAAAGCTCATCCTCCCCCTCATCATCAAAGCCGACGTGCAGGGCTCGGTCGAAGCGATCGAGCACGAAATCGCCAAGATACAGAGCGAGCGCGTCAGCCTCAAGACCGTGCTCGCGTCCATCGGCGACATCACCGAATCCGACATCAAAGGCGCAGGCGCGAACAGCCAGGCCCTCGTCGTCGGCTTCAACGTCAAAACCGACAGCCAGGCCGCGGCCATGATCGAGCGCCTCGGCATCGCCCAGGCGACGTTCGACATCATCTACGACCTCCGCGAATGGCTCGAAGAGCGCGTCAAAGAGCGTGCGCCGAAGGTCCAGGTCGAGGAGACTATGGGCTCCGCCAAGATCCTCAAATTCTTCAGCCGCACCAAAGACAAGCAGATCGTCGGCGGCAAGGTCATCGATCGCGAGATCGCGCTCGGCCACCGCGTAAAGATCATCCGCCGCGAGACCGTCATCGGCGACGGCCTCATCCGCGAGCTCCAGCAGGCAAAAGTGAAGACCTCATCCGTCCAGCAAGGCTTCGAATTCGGGGCCATGATCGAAGCGAAGATGGAGATCGCCCCCGGCGACGTCATCGAGGATTTCACCGTCGTGGAAAAATAA
- a CDS encoding DUF2200 domain-containing protein: MLKENLYATSFSKVYPYYIAKSKRKGRTKEEVDELIRWLTGYTQRQFEAQMEKGTDFKTFYMKAPKPNPKRRLIKGVICGVRIEEIDDRVMREIRYLDKLIDELAKGKPVEKIKLRG, encoded by the coding sequence ATGCTCAAAGAAAACCTCTACGCGACGAGCTTCTCGAAAGTCTATCCGTACTATATCGCCAAGTCGAAGAGAAAAGGCCGCACGAAGGAAGAGGTGGACGAGCTCATCCGCTGGCTGACTGGCTATACCCAAAGGCAATTCGAAGCCCAGATGGAAAAAGGAACGGATTTTAAGACTTTCTATATGAAAGCGCCCAAACCGAATCCGAAAAGGCGCTTGATAAAGGGCGTCATCTGCGGCGTTCGAATAGAGGAGATAGACGATAGGGTCATGCGGGAGATCCGCTATCTGGACAAGCTGATAGACGAGCTGGCCAAGGGCAAGCCTGTGGAGAAGATCAAGCTCCGTGGTTAA
- a CDS encoding AAA family ATPase produces MPPLNHFTTKAKEAIRRAHELAIERGQNHVNPLHLLSALILQEESMVLAILEKLEVDVILLSDSLAESLEGAQAGATLSQSYQIYLTPELAQALENSAKVAAGLKDEFISTEHLFIALLEIPGPAAEILSKFKITKAGVVRVLEELKTAKSEPSAPKKPRALAKYTKSLTKLAAENKLDPVIGRDQEISRIIQILSRRTKNNPILIGEAGVGKTAIVEGLALRMAQGDVPESLKDKELVLLDLGLLVAGTKYRGEFEERLKNIMKEIERSDGKTILFIDEIHTIVGAGAAEGSMDASNMLKPALARGELRAIGATTLKEYQKYIEKDPALTRRFQPVYVSEPSLEDAIAILRGLKEKYELFHGVRITDDAIVAAVNLSSRYISDRFLPDKTVDLIDEAASSLKISLESKPPLLEETHRKIMRLEIEKEALKKEESKESKARSKAIEKEIADLREETQELELKWKSEKELLTSVKAIKKDLEKLRLEAETAELRADLSKAAEIRYGKIPALEKDLDTKMKKFKKIQSSRRVLKEEITEQDIADVVSKWTGIPVTRMLEEEAHKLMRMEGELGKRVVGQSEAVKKISDTIRRARAGIADPNRPIGSFLFLGPTGVGKTELTKALAEFMFNDDKALIRVDMSEFMEKHSTSKLIGAPPGYVGYEEGGSLTEMVRHRPYSVILFDEIEKAHPEVFNILLQVLDNGRLTDTKGRTVNFKNTVIILTSNIGAQYIDKMEKIGFAADSSEKRKYDDVKDKVMESLKDYFRPEFLNRLDSIILFDVLSHEAIKDIVKIQVGEIVKRLAEKEIALNISAPVYDYLAKEGYDPKFGARPLKRLIQEKILTPVAGFMISQGVGKGGAIAVSMKGSEFTFEVKKGKRPIPLKSLTDEMVEAEKVAQ; encoded by the coding sequence ATGCCACCACTTAACCATTTCACCACCAAGGCTAAAGAAGCCATCCGCCGCGCGCACGAGCTCGCGATCGAGCGCGGACAGAATCATGTAAACCCGCTTCATCTCCTTTCCGCCCTTATTTTGCAGGAGGAAAGCATGGTCCTCGCCATTCTCGAAAAGCTCGAGGTTGACGTCATCCTGCTTTCGGACTCGCTCGCCGAATCGCTCGAAGGCGCCCAGGCGGGAGCGACGCTTTCCCAGTCATATCAGATATATCTGACGCCTGAATTGGCGCAGGCTCTCGAAAACTCTGCCAAAGTCGCTGCGGGGCTCAAAGACGAATTCATCTCGACCGAGCACCTCTTCATCGCCCTTCTCGAGATCCCTGGACCTGCCGCAGAGATACTTTCGAAATTCAAGATCACCAAAGCCGGCGTCGTCCGCGTGCTCGAAGAGCTCAAAACCGCGAAGTCCGAGCCTTCGGCGCCAAAGAAACCGCGCGCGCTCGCGAAATATACGAAGAGCCTGACCAAACTCGCCGCCGAGAACAAGCTCGACCCGGTCATCGGCCGCGACCAGGAGATCAGCCGTATCATCCAGATACTGTCCCGCCGCACCAAGAACAACCCGATCCTTATCGGCGAAGCGGGCGTGGGCAAGACCGCCATCGTCGAAGGCCTCGCTTTGCGCATGGCACAGGGGGACGTGCCTGAATCCCTCAAGGATAAGGAACTCGTGCTCCTCGATCTCGGCCTCCTCGTCGCCGGTACGAAGTATCGCGGCGAATTCGAAGAGCGCCTCAAGAACATCATGAAAGAGATCGAGCGTTCAGACGGCAAGACGATCCTCTTCATAGACGAGATCCATACTATTGTAGGAGCCGGCGCCGCCGAAGGTTCTATGGACGCGTCGAATATGCTCAAGCCGGCCCTTGCGCGCGGCGAGCTTCGCGCCATCGGCGCCACGACGCTGAAGGAATACCAGAAATACATCGAAAAGGACCCGGCTCTCACGCGTCGCTTCCAGCCTGTGTATGTATCCGAGCCTTCGCTCGAAGACGCGATCGCTATTTTGCGCGGCCTCAAGGAGAAGTACGAGCTCTTCCACGGCGTCCGCATCACCGACGACGCCATCGTCGCCGCGGTGAACCTTTCGTCCCGATACATCAGCGACCGATTCCTGCCGGACAAGACCGTCGACCTCATAGACGAGGCCGCTTCTTCCCTGAAGATCTCGCTCGAATCCAAGCCGCCGCTCCTCGAAGAGACGCATCGCAAGATCATGCGCCTCGAGATAGAGAAGGAGGCATTGAAGAAAGAGGAATCCAAAGAATCAAAGGCCCGCTCCAAGGCAATCGAAAAGGAGATCGCCGATCTCAGGGAGGAGACGCAGGAGCTCGAGCTCAAATGGAAGAGCGAGAAGGAGCTCCTCACGTCCGTTAAGGCGATAAAGAAAGACCTCGAAAAATTGCGCCTCGAAGCGGAGACCGCCGAATTGCGCGCCGACCTGTCGAAGGCCGCGGAGATCCGATACGGCAAAATCCCGGCTCTCGAAAAGGACCTCGATACTAAGATGAAGAAGTTCAAGAAGATACAGTCTTCGCGCCGCGTCCTGAAAGAAGAAATCACCGAACAGGACATCGCCGATGTCGTCTCGAAATGGACGGGCATTCCGGTGACCCGCATGCTCGAAGAAGAGGCCCATAAATTGATGCGCATGGAAGGCGAGCTCGGCAAGCGCGTCGTCGGCCAGTCCGAAGCGGTCAAAAAGATATCCGATACCATCCGCCGCGCCCGCGCGGGCATCGCTGACCCGAACAGGCCGATCGGCTCGTTCCTATTCCTTGGTCCGACTGGCGTGGGTAAGACGGAGCTGACGAAGGCTCTCGCCGAATTCATGTTCAACGACGACAAGGCTTTGATCCGCGTAGACATGTCCGAATTCATGGAAAAGCATTCGACATCCAAACTGATCGGCGCGCCGCCGGGATATGTCGGATACGAAGAAGGCGGCTCGCTCACCGAAATGGTGCGCCATCGCCCGTATTCCGTCATCTTGTTCGACGAGATCGAGAAAGCGCACCCGGAAGTGTTCAACATATTGCTCCAGGTGCTCGATAACGGCCGATTGACCGACACCAAGGGCCGTACGGTGAACTTCAAGAACACCGTCATCATCCTGACGTCGAATATCGGCGCGCAGTACATAGACAAGATGGAGAAGATCGGCTTCGCCGCCGATTCGTCGGAGAAGCGCAAGTATGACGACGTGAAGGACAAGGTCATGGAGAGTCTCAAAGACTACTTTAGGCCTGAATTCCTGAATCGGCTCGATTCGATCATATTGTTCGACGTGCTTTCGCACGAAGCGATCAAGGATATCGTCAAGATCCAGGTCGGCGAGATCGTGAAGCGCCTTGCGGAGAAGGAGATCGCTCTCAATATATCGGCGCCTGTGTACGATTATCTCGCCAAGGAAGGGTACGATCCGAAATTCGGCGCGCGGCCGCTGAAGCGCCTCATTCAGGAGAAGATACTGACGCCGGTCGCCGGATTCATGATCTCGCAGGGCGTCGGCAAGGGCGGCGCCATCGCCGTTTCGATGAAGGGAAGCGAATTCACGTTCGAGGTGAAGAAGGGCAAGAGGCCGATACCGCTCAAATCCCTGACTGACGAGATGGTCGAGGCTGAAAAAGTAGCGCAGTAA